A region of the Candidatus Moraniibacteriota bacterium genome:
ATTGGCTTATAACCAAATTTGTCTGTTCATGATTTTCTTCTGCTGTTGATTTAGAAATTACCGGCAGCAGCATTATAGTCAAAGCGTAAAAAATGTAGTAGGGAATGCGGCCAACAGTCAAAGAAGCATTATATATTCCAGTCAAATAGTCATTATGCAAAATACCCTTAACCAGATACAAATCAATGCTTATAAGCAGTTCATAAGCCAAAAAGAAGAGGATTACCTGCCAAGCGTAACTGACGAGCTTTTTGGTCTCAAAAGTGCTCTGTAAGCTCAAATTTTGGCCTTCAGCAGCCTTTTTTATCTCTTTGGTGTATTTGAACTGATCTAAAGTAAAGGCGATTAAAAAGACCGAAAATGCGGCCAAAGCATATCCGACAATTGATCCTGGAACCCGGAAAGTATAAGCTAAGCCAATAATTGCCACAACCTTTAGAACAGAACGCAATGTTTTGAGAATTGATTGAATATTGAATTTATGCAGGCCTGTGTAGTAGGAAAAATAGAAAGAAGCCATAGCAAAGGCAGGAATAATCAATGTTGAAATTCTGAAGAGGGGGGTCAGAGTGGTATCCCCTAATACATAAGAAATCAGGGGAGCTGAAAGGAAAAATATTATTGTAATTCCGCCAATCAGAATCGATTGCAGGATGATCGCTTTCTTTTTAATGACAAGCACCAGTCGGGGATTGGTTTCGAAAATCTCGCTGATATATTTGGCCATTGCAGTTGGAATTCCATTGCCGATCAGGATTATAACCATGGTGGTCAGGGTTACAACTAATCCATACCTTCCATAATCGGCGGGACCCAAAATCCGCCCGACAAAAGAGTGGATTATATATCCGGAAAGATTGAATATTATTTCTGAAACAACAAGCCAGAATGTTGATTTTGCGAGATTGCTTGACATAAATTAATTTATCTTGTATTATATAGTGTTATAAAAAATATATTTTATAAAAAAGGAGGGGAGAAGAATGAATGAAGTTCTTTTATTTTTAGGAGCAATTTCTCCAGCAGGTTTTTTTTGGGGAATATCATGCAAAAAAGTTAAAAAGCAAGGCAGAGAGGCATTCATTGAAATTGTTCCTCATGTGGCTGTGATATTGATTTTATATATATTACAGGTAATCTTTTTCCTTAATTGGAAAAACCACTTGATTTATTCAATGTTTGTTTTTATTTTTTTTATTTTTTTTGTAGTTTTTTTTATATATTTAGTTTATTTAAATGCAGGCTGCAAGAAATAAAAAGAAATAAACTCTATAAAGATTAAAGCATTTTTAGATTATCACGTCTGAAGGTGCTTTTTTTGTTTTTAAAGTATGCTTTTTATTTCCTCAAAAATTTCTTCTTTATTCCTATTGCCATCAATAATTTTTAAAATCCAGATTGTTGCGGCATTATTGTACAATCCTTTTTTATTTTTTAAATAATCAATGCCTTGGTCGGGCTTTCTTTCTCTTTGCATGATTATTTCCGGATCGGACTGCAGATAGATGCCCAAATCAGGTTTGATTATGAATTTTTCGCAGGGTATTTTTTTATCATTTCCAGAAAGATATTTTATGTTTATCACGCTGTCATAAAAATATCTATCACTGACAATATAATCAAAACCTTCTTTTTCTAATTTTTTAATTAATTTTTTGAAACGAAATATATCAATCATCAAAAATATCCGGCGCAGAATTATCTGAAAAAAATTCGCTCTAACTATACTTTGTTGTTCAGCTGAGATTTCATCTCTATTTTTTAATTTATTGGCCAATCCGAATTGAATTGCATGGAAATAGAAAACCTTTTTGCCTTGCGATTCAAGGTAATTTTTCAGCAGTTCTATTTGGGTTGATTTTCCGCTGCCATCCAGGCCGGAAATCGTGATTAATTTCATATTTTTAATACATTAACACCGCCATGGGTTCCATTTTAGCCACAACCTCAACGATTCCATTATCTTCCATTCCTCTGATAACTTCCTCTACATCTTTATAATACGAACCATCCTGCAGGACAACCCCGTCAGACTTTGCATTGTAAAGGCGTACATTGTTTTGTTGCATTTTTCTGAAAAGCTCCTCCTTATTTTTAGCAGCGTCTTCTTTGAAAACTTTGCGTCTTCCGGTTCCGTGCGGTGCGGAGAAAAAAGTTGATTCATTTCGGTTTGTTCCTACGGCAATATAGGCCGATCCGCTCATAGAGGATGGAATAAAAACAGGCTCGCCCGTCTCAGAAAAAATAGGATGATCCTGCATGCGCTTTGGTCCATTAGCTCTGACACTGCCATTGCGGTGAACCCAGACGTCTTTCCCGAAATGATTTTCTCTTTCAATAGAAATATGAGTTGTATCATAAAGCAGATCAAGATCAATTTTTTTGCCGAAAATATTTTCCAAAGCTTGATCAAGATGGTGGGTTATGACCATTCTATTGGCGAAACCGAAATTAGCTGCTGCCCGATGGGCATTAAAAAACATTTTTCCTTCTAAGCTCGCGTCTTCATACCCGAAAAATTCATTTTTGTTTTTATAACTCTCGATTTTTTTGGAAAGATTTTGATATAATTTTCTCATCTGGCTGCCAAAAAAGGTCGTGCCCATTTTTAAAACGATGCGTTGGCTCAGGTGTTCTTTTATTTTCGGGGTGTACATATATGATGCGTATTGTCCGAGAAGTCCGCTGCCAGTATGAATCAAGAAGACATATTGACCTTTATTTAATCCAAATTTCCTTGCGATTTCCTTATTTTTAATTTCAGATATCTTCATTAGATCCAAAAAATGGTTTCCGGCTGCACCCAGAATTCCCAGACGATAACTCCCGATTTTTATGAAAAGTTCGGGAATAGCATCCAATATGTCACGATTAGAGACTTCTTCATTGCGGAAAAAATTTCCCCTGGAAAAAGTATTTTCAATTTCGTTTTTAGTCCGGATTTTAAAATGGTCAGTCAAAACTTCTGCACCTGATTTGCAAATTTTAAAAGCCAGATCATAGGGGATAGGAGTGCCTATATATTTCTTAGTCGGAATCTTTTTGACTAATTCCTGGAAAAGTTTGTCGATTATTTCTGGAGTTATGTTTTCATCAGTCAAGTCTGTTTTAACAAGCCGCATGCCACAATTAGGAGCCGTATCATTTATTTGAGGAAGAAAAAAATTTTCAGTTGCAATTACGCTGCCAGTAGGAACTTTGCGTCCTTTTTTTGAATGTACATCGCTCATTTCGGCTATATGGTGGAAAAGTCTTTCATCTTTAGCTATGTTTTCAATTTGCTCAAGAGTTTCATCGTTTGGCAATAAATCTTCCGAAACATGTAAAATTGCCGGAAGTTTCATTTCTTCAGTTATCAATTCTTGTTTATTTTCAGATATCTTTTTTAAATTGTATGCCATATGCTATAACTTATTGTAAATATTTTTATATTGCTGTGCTATTTTTTTGATATCAAAGTTTTCTTCCACATATTGGCGTGCATTTTTGCCGATCTGATAGCATTTTTCGCGATGGTCATATAAATCCAGAATTTTTAGTTTTAGTTCAGACAAATTCCCTTTTTCAATTTTAACAGAATTTCCTTCCTTTGCGAATTCTTCCAAGATGGGAATGTTGGAAATTATAACCGGTTTTTCACAGGCCATAGCTTCAATAACAGCCAAAGGCACATCAAATTTTCCTTTCATGTCCTGAACCGGAAAAATACTGATGTCGCAGAGATTATAAATATCAGACATTTCATATGTTCCGTCATCGTGGAAAATAACTCTGTCAAGCAG
Encoded here:
- a CDS encoding flippase — encoded protein: MSSNLAKSTFWLVVSEIIFNLSGYIIHSFVGRILGPADYGRYGLVVTLTTMVIILIGNGIPTAMAKYISEIFETNPRLVLVIKKKAIILQSILIGGITIIFFLSAPLISYVLGDTTLTPLFRISTLIIPAFAMASFYFSYYTGLHKFNIQSILKTLRSVLKVVAIIGLAYTFRVPGSIVGYALAAFSVFLIAFTLDQFKYTKEIKKAAEGQNLSLQSTFETKKLVSYAWQVILFFLAYELLISIDLYLVKGILHNDYLTGIYNASLTVGRIPYYIFYALTIMLLPVISKSTAEENHEQTNLVISQSLRLMIILLVPSVILMSEFSRPIIKIFYSTKYIEAAYPMSILAYGVGFLTIFYVMSFVLNGAGKTKIPMWISIFGVIINTILNYILIKRFGIVGSAVATTITSFVAMLAILYYIQRDFGVLIKFKNLLKISLAGIAMYAASLLFDKGEFIFLLWSAILFALYLAILYFLDGITKNDIDYLKQIISKKKKKTEIQEELSGNEPQS
- a CDS encoding RtcB family protein, producing the protein MAYNLKKISENKQELITEEMKLPAILHVSEDLLPNDETLEQIENIAKDERLFHHIAEMSDVHSKKGRKVPTGSVIATENFFLPQINDTAPNCGMRLVKTDLTDENITPEIIDKLFQELVKKIPTKKYIGTPIPYDLAFKICKSGAEVLTDHFKIRTKNEIENTFSRGNFFRNEEVSNRDILDAIPELFIKIGSYRLGILGAAGNHFLDLMKISEIKNKEIARKFGLNKGQYVFLIHTGSGLLGQYASYMYTPKIKEHLSQRIVLKMGTTFFGSQMRKLYQNLSKKIESYKNKNEFFGYEDASLEGKMFFNAHRAAANFGFANRMVITHHLDQALENIFGKKIDLDLLYDTTHISIERENHFGKDVWVHRNGSVRANGPKRMQDHPIFSETGEPVFIPSSMSGSAYIAVGTNRNESTFFSAPHGTGRRKVFKEDAAKNKEELFRKMQQNNVRLYNAKSDGVVLQDGSYYKDVEEVIRGMEDNGIVEVVAKMEPMAVLMY